A window from Ignavibacteriota bacterium encodes these proteins:
- the hemL gene encoding glutamate-1-semialdehyde 2,1-aminomutase, producing MMKISQSEKLFEEAKKYIPGGVNSPVRAFKSVGGTPLFIKEGKGSHFIDVDGNDFIDYIGSWGPHLFGHNPDFIINALNEAIKKGTSFGAPTEIEIKMAELISELVPSVEKIRMVNSGTEATMSAIRAARGFTNREKFIKFEGCYHGHADYFLIKAGSGALTLGVPTSPGVTTGNAADTLVAEFNNIDSIKELISKNKNEIAAIIIEAIAGNMGVVKVEENFINELRSICDEEKIVLIFDEVMTGFRVAKGGAQEILGITPDLSTFGKIIGGGLPVGAFGGKAEIMEKIAPSGPIYQAGTLSGNPLAMNAGFAALSYIKENPNIYNLLEEKSSYLENGFKKNLEKLGKNFAMNRVGSMMCMFFTEEKVDNFNSAIKSNTELYGKYFHKMLKNGIYLAPAQFEALFVSTVHSKEDLDKTINAHYKSLFEIL from the coding sequence ATTATGAAAATTTCCCAAAGTGAAAAATTATTTGAAGAAGCAAAAAAGTATATTCCGGGTGGAGTAAATTCTCCCGTTCGTGCTTTTAAATCTGTCGGCGGAACTCCATTATTTATAAAGGAAGGAAAAGGTTCACATTTTATTGATGTCGATGGAAATGATTTTATAGATTATATCGGAAGTTGGGGTCCACATTTATTCGGGCATAATCCGGATTTTATAATCAATGCTTTAAATGAAGCAATTAAAAAAGGTACAAGTTTTGGTGCTCCAACGGAAATTGAAATTAAAATGGCTGAACTCATATCCGAGCTTGTTCCATCGGTAGAAAAAATAAGAATGGTAAACAGCGGAACCGAAGCAACAATGTCTGCAATTCGTGCAGCGCGCGGATTTACAAATCGAGAAAAATTTATAAAGTTTGAAGGATGTTATCACGGTCACGCTGATTATTTTCTTATAAAAGCCGGTTCGGGAGCATTAACATTGGGTGTTCCTACAAGTCCCGGAGTTACTACCGGAAATGCGGCAGATACTTTAGTTGCGGAATTTAATAATATTGATTCCATCAAAGAATTAATTTCAAAGAACAAAAATGAAATTGCCGCAATTATTATTGAAGCAATTGCAGGAAATATGGGTGTTGTAAAAGTAGAAGAAAATTTTATAAACGAGTTGCGTTCAATTTGTGATGAAGAAAAAATTGTTTTAATATTTGATGAAGTTATGACCGGATTTAGAGTTGCAAAAGGCGGCGCACAAGAAATTTTAGGAATTACTCCCGATCTTTCAACATTTGGGAAAATTATTGGCGGAGGTTTACCAGTTGGTGCTTTTGGCGGAAAAGCTGAAATAATGGAAAAAATTGCTCCCTCTGGACCAATTTACCAAGCAGGAACATTAAGTGGAAATCCTTTGGCAATGAATGCGGGATTTGCAGCATTATCATACATAAAAGAAAATCCAAATATTTATAATTTGCTTGAAGAAAAATCATCATACTTGGAAAATGGCTTTAAGAAAAATTTAGAAAAGTTAGGAAAAAATTTCGCAATGAATCGAGTAGGTTCAATGATGTGTATGTTTTTCACAGAAGAAAAAGTCGATAATTTTAACTCTGCAATAAAATCTAACACTGAACTTTATGGAAAATATTTTCATAAAATGTTGAAAAACGGAATTTATTTGGCACCAGCTCAATTTGAAGCTTTATTTGTTTCCACTGTTCACTCAAAAGAAGACTTGGATAAAACAATTAATGCTCATTATAAATCTTTATTTGAAATTCTGTAA
- a CDS encoding sigma 54-interacting transcriptional regulator, producing the protein MAEYEIKNDDILDSLGEGVFTVDKNFRINFFNKAAERITGHKKEDVIGQFCKNVFKSKVCFTECPIALVLNSKKNIYDFESKIKIANDSAIPIKLNAAVLHNEEEKPIGGVISFREISDIERIGQDLSKDTNFHGIIGKSKPMKEIFELIKEISDSDAPVFIHGESGTGKEMIANAIQQTSSRKDKVFIKINCSVFPSHLLASELFGHVKGAFTDAVKDRPGRFEIADGGTIFLDEVAEMPLQMQLQLLRVLQEGTFERVGESITRSVDVRVIAATNININEALKSGKFREDLYYRLNVIPIEVPPLKNRQDDLIPLIKHFLKKFSLIYKKEIIDIDDETMELITNFEWRGNIRELENVIEYSFVRTNNSKIITAAKLPPIVKENNSKRKDFNKYLNDEESFEKHQLLDILEKNHWSKAKTAKELSIGRTTLWRKMKQFGLNEKEN; encoded by the coding sequence ATGGCAGAATACGAAATTAAAAATGACGATATTTTAGATAGTTTAGGTGAAGGTGTTTTTACAGTTGATAAGAATTTTAGAATTAATTTCTTTAATAAAGCTGCTGAAAGAATAACCGGTCATAAAAAAGAAGATGTAATCGGTCAATTTTGCAAAAATGTTTTCAAATCAAAAGTATGTTTTACCGAGTGTCCTATCGCATTAGTTTTAAATTCCAAAAAAAATATCTATGATTTCGAATCAAAAATAAAAATCGCAAATGATTCCGCAATTCCAATAAAATTAAATGCCGCAGTTTTGCATAATGAAGAAGAAAAGCCAATCGGTGGAGTAATTTCTTTTAGAGAAATTTCCGATATTGAAAGAATCGGTCAAGATCTTTCAAAAGACACTAATTTTCACGGAATTATTGGAAAAAGTAAACCGATGAAAGAAATTTTCGAATTGATTAAGGAAATTTCAGATTCGGATGCACCGGTTTTTATTCATGGAGAATCGGGAACCGGAAAAGAAATGATTGCAAATGCAATTCAACAGACAAGCAGCAGAAAAGATAAAGTTTTTATTAAAATTAATTGCTCGGTTTTCCCTTCTCACTTATTGGCAAGTGAACTTTTTGGTCATGTAAAGGGAGCTTTTACCGATGCTGTAAAAGATCGCCCGGGGAGATTTGAAATTGCAGATGGAGGTACAATTTTTTTAGATGAAGTTGCCGAAATGCCTTTGCAAATGCAGTTACAGCTTTTGCGCGTTTTGCAAGAAGGAACTTTTGAAAGAGTCGGTGAATCTATTACAAGAAGTGTTGATGTAAGAGTTATTGCCGCAACAAATATTAATATTAATGAAGCATTGAAATCCGGAAAATTCCGTGAAGATTTATATTACCGATTAAATGTAATTCCAATTGAAGTACCCCCGTTAAAAAATAGACAAGATGATTTAATTCCGCTTATAAAACATTTCTTAAAAAAATTTTCGCTTATTTATAAAAAGGAAATTATTGATATTGATGATGAAACAATGGAATTAATAACAAATTTTGAGTGGCGTGGAAATATCCGCGAACTTGAAAATGTTATTGAATATTCTTTTGTAAGAACTAATAATTCTAAGATAATTACTGCTGCAAAACTTCCTCCAATTGTAAAGGAAAACAATTCTAAAAGAAAAGATTTTAACAAATATTTAAATGATGAAGAATCATTTGAGAAACATCAGCTTTTGGATATTTTAGAAAAAAATCATTGGAGTAAAGCAAAAACTGCCAAAGAATTAAGTATTGGCAGAACAACTCTTTGGAGAAAAATGAAACAATTTGGATTAAATGAAAAAGAAAATTAG
- a CDS encoding rhodanese-like domain-containing protein: MHTMGYTNVKDLKFGMCSWNATTSSGWVSNTNMTSKGNRGGDLVTTAFPKPAAGNLPTLSTGKSAASDILRARVEAIFAGGFTQKIARNDVMDHTSDYFIVNYWSVDHYNWKHINGAIQYAPKADLDFDTFLKTLPTDKKIVVYCYTGQTSSQVAAYLAVLGYDVYSLLYGMNGIDWDNMPGTKFVEANDVKAFELVQ; encoded by the coding sequence ATGCATACAATGGGTTATACAAACGTAAAAGATTTAAAATTTGGTATGTGCAGTTGGAATGCAACTACTTCTTCAGGATGGGTTTCAAATACAAATATGACTTCTAAAGGAAATAGAGGCGGAGATTTGGTTACAACAGCATTCCCAAAACCAGCAGCCGGAAATTTACCTACACTTAGCACAGGAAAATCAGCAGCTTCTGATATTTTAAGAGCAAGAGTTGAAGCTATTTTTGCCGGTGGATTTACTCAGAAAATTGCAAGAAATGATGTCATGGATCACACAAGTGATTATTTCATAGTTAATTATTGGTCAGTAGATCATTATAATTGGAAACATATTAACGGTGCTATTCAATATGCTCCAAAAGCTGATTTGGATTTTGATACTTTCCTAAAAACATTACCAACTGACAAAAAAATTGTTGTTTATTGCTATACCGGCCAAACTTCATCACAAGTTGCAGCATATTTAGCTGTTTTAGGTTATGATGTTTATTCATTACTTTATGGCATGAATGGAATTGATTGGGATAATATGCCCGGGACAAAATTTGTTGAAGCAAATGACGTAAAAGCATTTGAATTAGTACAATAA
- a CDS encoding ATP-grasp domain-containing protein, protein MKTSNSLTVLCLASYEKGFDFMVKCKKLGNRVLLITSQSLMEANWPRNFIDEIFFIPDVQNEWNMENVLKSVSYLARTEKIDRIIALDDFDVEKAAKLREHLRVGGMGETTARYFRDKLAMRKKADEDKISIPNFVHVLNHDNINKFFDSNNPPYILKPRSQAGAIGLKKFYSKEEAWETINKLGDEQSYYLLEQFIEGNIYHVDSIIFNYKIQFALTHEYALPPFEVAHEGRVFCSRTVKFGSKDEKELLKLNKQVIKSLGLKKGISHSEYIKSNDGKFYFLETSARVGGANIANLIEESSGINYWNEWAIIENLNDDEKYILPDVKKNYAAILISLAKQEFPDLNSYSDKEVVWRLNKKYHAGLVVASENYDRITELINDYTKRFYEDFFAYQPIKDKASN, encoded by the coding sequence ATGAAAACTTCAAATTCTTTAACGGTTTTATGTTTGGCAAGTTATGAAAAAGGTTTTGATTTTATGGTAAAGTGTAAAAAACTTGGAAATAGAGTATTGTTAATTACATCTCAAAGTTTGATGGAGGCAAATTGGCCAAGAAATTTTATTGATGAAATATTTTTTATTCCGGATGTTCAAAATGAATGGAATATGGAAAATGTTTTGAAAAGTGTTAGTTATTTGGCGCGCACAGAAAAAATTGATAGAATTATTGCGCTTGATGATTTTGATGTTGAGAAAGCTGCAAAACTGCGCGAGCATTTAAGAGTTGGCGGAATGGGAGAAACAACTGCGCGTTATTTTAGAGATAAATTGGCAATGCGTAAAAAAGCTGATGAAGATAAAATTTCAATCCCAAATTTTGTTCATGTGTTAAATCATGATAATATAAATAAATTTTTTGATTCAAATAATCCGCCGTACATTTTAAAACCTCGATCGCAAGCTGGTGCAATTGGTCTAAAAAAATTTTATTCCAAAGAAGAAGCATGGGAAACAATAAATAAATTAGGCGATGAACAATCATATTATTTGCTGGAACAATTTATTGAAGGAAATATTTATCATGTTGATTCAATAATTTTTAATTATAAAATTCAATTTGCTTTAACTCATGAATATGCTTTACCGCCTTTTGAAGTTGCTCATGAAGGAAGAGTTTTTTGCTCGCGTACAGTTAAATTTGGAAGTAAAGATGAAAAAGAATTACTAAAATTAAATAAGCAAGTTATAAAGTCACTTGGATTAAAAAAGGGAATTTCGCATAGCGAATATATTAAATCAAATGACGGAAAATTTTATTTTTTAGAAACTTCCGCAAGAGTCGGCGGCGCAAATATTGCAAATTTGATTGAAGAATCTTCGGGAATTAATTATTGGAATGAATGGGCAATTATTGAAAATTTAAATGATGATGAAAAATATATTTTGCCAGATGTGAAAAAAAATTATGCTGCAATTTTAATTTCATTAGCGAAACAAGAATTCCCGGATTTAAATTCATATAGTGATAAAGAAGTTGTTTGGAGATTAAATAAAAAATACCATGCGGGATTAGTTGTTGCTTCAGAAAATTATGATAGAATTACGGAATTAATAAATGATTATACAAAAAGATTTTATGAAGATTTTTTTGCATATCAGCCGATTAAAGATAAGGCTTCTAATTAA
- the sppA gene encoding signal peptide peptidase SppA: protein MKQFFKFTFAAMLGFFISLFILGIFFFIFTFAIISTIDTEETVTIKSNSLLEIKLDFELQERSSKEPNFSFGTIPSFEKVIGLNDLLKSIASAKDDSKIKGIYLDLDNFVSPGISKLSEIRNSLLDFKNSKKIIVAHGNTISESSYYLASVADSIYLTPTGNMEFDGFGIELTFFKKTLEKLDVEPQIFQHGKFKSATEPFRLDKMSEENRLQLNKFLSSVYDKIISEISVSNKIATQDLKNISAELKINSAENAKEFDLITNLKYEDEVESILTKLVNDSSENEVEKISFKKYVKSVNLQNSSSDNRIAIIYANGEITEGNGDESTIGMENIVKSLDEAYKNDRVKAIVMRVNSPGGSALTSDLIWRKIKLIKSEKPIIVSMSNLAASGGYYISCAANKIVAEPTTLTGSIGVFGIIPNAQKFFNEKLGITFDEVSTSENSGWATITNPLNEVQRKYIQNQIEKIYVDFVSRVAEGREMTFEQVDSIGQGRIWSGINAKEIGLVDTLGGINLALEIAAESAGIKDYKIVEYPTQKETFEKIMEMFSSKIEIGFNKYLFGEQFNQIEKLSNAMKYSGIQTRLPFNYEIR, encoded by the coding sequence ATGAAACAGTTTTTCAAATTTACATTTGCTGCAATGCTTGGGTTTTTTATTTCACTTTTTATTTTGGGTATATTTTTTTTCATTTTCACATTTGCAATAATTTCTACTATTGATACTGAAGAAACCGTTACTATTAAAAGTAATTCACTATTGGAAATTAAATTAGATTTTGAATTACAAGAAAGATCTTCGAAAGAACCCAATTTTAGTTTCGGTACAATTCCCTCTTTTGAAAAAGTAATTGGATTAAACGATTTATTAAAAAGTATTGCCTCAGCAAAAGATGATTCAAAAATAAAAGGAATTTATTTAGACTTAGATAATTTCGTTTCTCCGGGAATTTCAAAACTTTCTGAAATTAGAAATTCATTGTTGGATTTTAAAAATTCTAAGAAAATTATTGTTGCTCACGGAAATACAATTTCTGAATCCTCATATTATTTGGCAAGCGTTGCGGATAGCATTTATTTAACTCCAACCGGAAATATGGAATTTGACGGATTTGGAATTGAACTTACTTTCTTCAAAAAAACATTGGAAAAACTTGATGTTGAACCGCAGATTTTTCAACATGGAAAATTTAAAAGTGCTACAGAGCCATTCCGTCTTGATAAAATGAGTGAAGAAAACAGATTGCAATTGAACAAATTTTTAAGTTCAGTTTACGATAAAATAATTTCAGAAATTTCTGTGAGTAATAAAATTGCTACACAAGATTTAAAAAATATTTCTGCTGAGTTAAAAATAAATTCTGCAGAAAATGCAAAAGAATTCGACTTAATTACAAATTTAAAATATGAAGATGAAGTTGAATCTATTCTTACAAAATTGGTAAACGATTCATCTGAAAATGAAGTAGAAAAAATTTCATTTAAGAAATATGTAAAATCGGTGAATTTACAAAATAGCTCGAGTGATAATAGAATTGCTATCATTTATGCAAACGGTGAAATTACAGAAGGAAACGGAGACGAAAGTACAATAGGTATGGAAAATATTGTAAAATCTCTTGATGAAGCTTACAAAAATGATAGAGTTAAAGCAATTGTTATGCGTGTAAACTCTCCCGGCGGTTCTGCATTAACTTCTGATTTAATTTGGCGAAAAATAAAATTAATAAAAAGTGAAAAACCAATTATTGTTTCGATGAGCAATTTAGCAGCTTCCGGCGGTTATTACATTTCTTGTGCGGCAAATAAAATTGTTGCAGAACCTACAACTTTAACTGGCTCAATTGGAGTATTCGGAATTATTCCAAATGCACAGAAATTTTTTAATGAAAAATTGGGAATTACATTTGATGAAGTTTCTACAAGTGAAAATTCAGGTTGGGCAACAATTACAAATCCTTTAAATGAAGTACAGAGAAAATATATTCAAAACCAGATTGAAAAAATTTATGTTGATTTTGTTTCGCGCGTTGCAGAAGGAAGAGAAATGACTTTTGAACAAGTTGATTCAATTGGACAAGGCAGAATTTGGAGTGGAATTAATGCAAAAGAAATTGGATTGGTTGATACTTTAGGAGGAATAAATTTGGCTTTAGAAATTGCAGCGGAATCTGCCGGAATTAAAGATTATAAAATTGTTGAGTACCCAACTCAGAAAGAAACTTTTGAGAAAATTATGGAAATGTTTTCATCAAAAATTGAAATTGGTTTTAATAAATATTTATTTGGTGAACAATTTAATCAAATTGAAAAATTATCTAACGCAATGAAGTACAGCGGAATTCAAACAAGGTTACCTTTTAATTATGAAATTCGCTAA
- a CDS encoding outer membrane beta-barrel protein gives MKRIIFLTLILSTLIYAQPRSYFSKQNLTKSSSIKLGNFGPSATESGFIIGYESGKFIDRNFVIGWSVDWFNKNYVDQILVQELNDYYGFFDSELNEVRAKTNLHSIPVLFNMTAKFPMAPRFSSYVTGGVGVEALLIFYRNYENPNEDEFEGAFDFNWRLGFGVAYQLGRHSDFVAEITYHSSHPSWTYEIDDPHVGRKQILEREFDMSGVMARIGFKFYY, from the coding sequence ATGAAACGAATAATTTTTTTAACGCTAATTTTATCAACTCTAATTTATGCACAGCCAAGATCATATTTTTCGAAGCAGAATCTTACTAAATCGTCTTCAATTAAATTAGGTAATTTTGGACCTTCAGCAACAGAATCCGGATTTATAATTGGTTACGAAAGCGGAAAATTTATTGATAGAAATTTTGTTATTGGGTGGAGTGTTGACTGGTTTAATAAAAATTATGTTGACCAAATTTTAGTTCAAGAATTGAATGATTATTATGGATTTTTCGATTCGGAACTAAATGAAGTTCGCGCTAAAACAAACTTGCATAGCATTCCGGTTTTATTTAATATGACAGCAAAATTTCCGATGGCACCTAGATTTTCATCTTATGTAACCGGTGGTGTTGGAGTTGAAGCATTGTTAATATTTTACAGAAATTATGAGAATCCCAATGAAGATGAATTTGAAGGCGCATTTGATTTTAATTGGAGATTGGGTTTTGGCGTTGCATATCAATTAGGAAGACATTCTGATTTTGTTGCAGAGATTACATATCATTCTTCACATCCTAGCTGGACTTATGAAATTGATGATCCGCATGTTGGAAGAAAGCAAATTTTAGAAAGAGAATTTGATATGAGTGGAGTAATGGCGAGAATAGGGTTTAAATTTTATTATTAA
- a CDS encoding TSUP family transporter, translating into MNYIIISFIALLVSGLTFFSGFGLGTLLMPAFAIFFPVEIAVAATAIVHLANNIYKGILMGKYANMKIIMLFTLPAGFAAIAGAFLLNYVTHLSPIYNYTISEKDFFVTPVNLTIGILMILFSIVELNPFLKKIKLSEKMIPIGGLLSGFFGGISGHQGALRTAFLAHAGLEKKSFIGTMVISAIVIDIVRILVYGITFLKFDSAIFQNSELQNLLIAGIVSAFIGTSLGKYLLEKVTFETIHIIIGIMLMLLGIAISLGLI; encoded by the coding sequence ATGAACTATATAATAATTTCGTTTATTGCATTATTGGTTTCCGGATTAACATTTTTCAGCGGGTTTGGACTCGGAACTTTGTTAATGCCAGCTTTTGCAATTTTTTTTCCGGTTGAAATTGCAGTTGCTGCAACGGCAATTGTACATCTTGCAAATAATATTTACAAAGGAATTTTAATGGGTAAGTATGCAAACATGAAAATTATTATGTTGTTTACTTTACCAGCCGGATTTGCAGCAATTGCGGGTGCATTTTTACTTAATTATGTTACTCATCTTTCGCCAATATACAATTACACAATTTCAGAAAAAGATTTTTTTGTTACGCCAGTGAATCTTACAATTGGAATTTTGATGATTTTATTTTCCATTGTTGAATTAAATCCATTTCTAAAAAAAATAAAATTAAGTGAAAAAATGATACCGATTGGCGGTTTACTTTCCGGATTTTTCGGCGGAATTTCAGGTCACCAAGGCGCTTTGCGAACTGCATTTTTAGCTCATGCCGGATTGGAAAAAAAATCATTTATCGGTACAATGGTCATTTCCGCAATTGTAATTGATATAGTAAGAATTTTAGTTTACGGAATTACATTCTTAAAATTTGATTCAGCAATTTTTCAAAACAGCGAATTGCAAAATCTATTAATTGCCGGAATAGTTTCTGCATTTATTGGAACTTCTTTAGGAAAATATCTTCTCGAAAAAGTTACCTTTGAAACAATTCATATAATAATTGGAATAATGTTAATGCTGCTCGGAATTGCAATTTCATTGGGATTGATTTAA
- a CDS encoding sigma-54-dependent Fis family transcriptional regulator has product MFEVLLIDDEKDMLVGLEKILSSRNNFNITSLLDPKIALEKIKSQKFDLIITDLKMNEYSGIDILKCAKENYPQTNVIIISGYGTIEASVEAMQLGAFDFIEKPFTSKKLFQCIDKSLESLTQKINVEEETEPAIKNSGIIFKSPEMKEVIELVKKISPQMMNVLIIGESGTGKELVARVIHKLSNRDGNPFVPVNCGALPENLFESELFGHERGAFTGAIKTKPGLLEFANQGTFFFDEIGDMSQQLQIKLLRMLEDRKIRRVGGQKEIDIDVRIIAATNKDLEKEVTNGNFREDLFYRLNNIQIHIPPLRNRTDDIMPLLEHYLKGLCEKENKPAKSFSNDAKELLKSYQWPGNVRELQNMIGRAFYLSTSNIIQKEDLPKYILKDDLPISNSILNLQYNEAKDKTITEFETEYLSYHLKKHKGNITKTAIECGLDRRSLHRLIAKYNIIYRE; this is encoded by the coding sequence ATGTTTGAAGTTCTTTTAATAGATGATGAAAAAGATATGCTTGTTGGATTGGAGAAAATTCTTTCGAGCAGAAATAATTTTAATATTACTTCATTGCTAGATCCAAAGATTGCATTGGAGAAAATAAAATCGCAAAAATTTGATTTGATTATAACTGATTTGAAAATGAATGAATATTCCGGAATTGATATTCTAAAATGTGCTAAAGAAAATTATCCGCAGACAAATGTTATAATTATTTCCGGATACGGAACAATTGAAGCAAGTGTTGAAGCAATGCAGTTAGGCGCTTTTGATTTTATTGAAAAACCTTTTACATCAAAAAAATTATTTCAATGTATTGATAAATCACTTGAATCTTTAACACAAAAAATAAATGTTGAAGAAGAAACAGAACCGGCAATTAAAAACTCTGGAATAATTTTTAAAAGTCCGGAAATGAAAGAAGTTATTGAATTGGTAAAGAAAATTTCTCCGCAAATGATGAATGTTTTAATAATAGGAGAAAGCGGAACGGGAAAAGAACTTGTGGCAAGAGTAATTCATAAATTAAGTAACAGAGACGGAAATCCTTTTGTTCCGGTTAATTGTGGAGCTTTGCCGGAAAATCTTTTTGAGAGCGAATTATTCGGACACGAACGCGGTGCCTTTACCGGAGCTATTAAAACCAAACCCGGCTTACTTGAATTTGCAAACCAAGGAACATTTTTCTTTGATGAAATTGGCGATATGAGCCAACAATTACAAATTAAACTTTTACGCATGCTTGAAGATAGAAAAATCAGAAGAGTTGGCGGACAAAAAGAAATTGATATTGATGTTAGAATTATTGCCGCAACAAATAAAGATTTGGAAAAAGAAGTAACAAACGGAAATTTCCGTGAAGATTTATTTTACAGATTAAATAATATTCAAATTCATATTCCACCTCTGAGAAATAGAACAGACGATATTATGCCTTTGCTTGAACACTATCTTAAAGGTTTATGTGAAAAGGAAAATAAACCAGCTAAAAGTTTCTCAAACGATGCGAAAGAATTATTAAAATCTTATCAATGGCCCGGAAATGTTAGAGAATTGCAGAATATGATTGGTCGCGCATTTTATTTATCAACATCAAACATTATTCAAAAAGAAGATTTACCGAAATATATTTTAAAAGACGATTTACCCATTTCAAATAGCATTTTAAATCTTCAATACAATGAAGCAAAAGATAAAACGATTACAGAATTTGAAACTGAATATCTTTCATATCATTTAAAAAAACACAAAGGTAATATTACTAAAACTGCAATAGAATGCGGATTGGATAGGCGATCACTGCATAGATTAATTGCAAAGTATAATATTATTTATAGAGAATAA
- a CDS encoding HAMP domain-containing histidine kinase codes for MSEAIIFGDPNQIEQVVLNLISNSMDAIKENGIINVMINLSEENKIQLKISDNGIGIDQESLEKIFSPFYTNKDSGKGTGLGLYIVQNICKNHNAEIICESKINEGTTFTITFNGGN; via the coding sequence ATTTCCGAAGCAATTATTTTTGGCGATCCAAATCAAATTGAGCAAGTTGTATTAAATTTAATTTCAAATTCTATGGATGCAATTAAAGAAAATGGAATTATTAATGTTATGATTAATTTATCCGAGGAGAATAAAATTCAATTAAAGATTAGTGATAATGGAATTGGCATTGATCAAGAATCACTAGAAAAAATATTTTCGCCATTTTACACAAATAAAGATTCGGGAAAAGGAACCGGACTTGGTTTATACATTGTGCAAAATATTTGTAAAAATCATAATGCAGAAATTATTTGTGAAAGTAAAATTAATGAAGGTACAACTTTCACAATAACATTTAACGGGGGAAATTAA
- a CDS encoding HAMP domain-containing protein — translation MFRTIKSKFIILSIIIIVLSIGIPVGFLLNQFSKNFHDRSVIMVGAAIDLMIFGLNNSMMKGDEKNVQNIVEQIGKNKSIKHIRIIDSEGIIKYAIHFDEIGKHIDIVEPGHLKTKLKNIIARKISLNENTNTYTAIQPIIMEKRCQSCHSEKINSFLDVDTDLTKAEVKFYTGYFHMIFLAFALLLILAFSFYFIFNKFINKPLGNFILALSEVEKGNLNLNLPVKSKDEFSILNYHYNRMVNELKYSRGKIDEMHLDQLQRADKMVTLGELTASMAHDINNHSAIIMSRADYLLYEAENNKSLSAYIDDLNVVNNQIEKISKITGNILKHSKKSAKTFSNFDLVKLVETCTEMLEPLIKKRKTTLLKKFQNFRSNYFWRSKSN, via the coding sequence ATGTTTAGAACAATTAAAAGTAAGTTTATAATCCTTTCAATTATTATAATCGTTTTAAGTATCGGAATTCCGGTGGGATTTTTATTAAATCAGTTTAGCAAAAATTTCCATGATAGATCCGTAATTATGGTTGGTGCTGCAATTGATTTAATGATTTTCGGACTTAATAATTCAATGATGAAAGGAGATGAAAAAAATGTTCAAAATATTGTTGAGCAAATTGGTAAAAATAAATCAATTAAGCACATCAGAATTATTGATAGTGAAGGAATTATTAAATATGCAATTCATTTTGATGAAATTGGAAAACATATTGATATTGTTGAACCGGGACATTTAAAAACAAAACTTAAAAATATTATCGCACGAAAAATTTCACTAAATGAAAATACAAATACTTATACTGCAATTCAGCCGATTATTATGGAAAAAAGATGTCAATCATGCCATAGCGAGAAAATAAATTCATTTCTTGATGTTGATACTGATTTAACAAAAGCCGAAGTTAAATTTTACACAGGTTATTTTCATATGATATTTTTAGCATTTGCATTGCTATTAATTCTTGCATTTTCATTCTATTTCATATTTAACAAATTTATCAATAAACCACTTGGCAATTTTATTTTGGCTTTGAGCGAAGTTGAAAAAGGTAATTTGAATTTAAATTTGCCAGTAAAGAGTAAAGATGAATTTTCAATTTTAAATTATCACTACAATAGAATGGTGAATGAATTAAAATATTCTCGCGGAAAAATTGATGAAATGCATTTGGATCAATTACAGCGGGCTGATAAAATGGTAACATTAGGTGAACTTACTGCTTCAATGGCTCACGATATAAATAATCATTCCGCAATTATAATGTCTCGCGCAGACTATTTACTTTATGAAGCTGAAAATAATAAATCATTATCTGCATATATTGATGATTTAAATGTTGTAAATAATCAAATAGAAAAAATTTCCAAAATTACCGGAAACATTTTAAAGCATAGCAAAAAATCAGCAAAAACTTTTTCCAATTTTGATCTGGTTAAACTTGTTGAAACGTGTACAGAAATGTTGGAACCATTAATCAAAAAAAGAAAAACCACACTTTTAAAAAAATTTCAAAATTTCCGAAGCAATTATTTTTGGCGATCCAAATCAAATTGA